The Acinetobacter sp. SAAs474 DNA window GTTGCGTATTATAGTATTTTGATTCCGGATGCACGTCTTCCTTTGATGCGCGCATTGGTCATTGATCAAAAACTTCAATTGGTTTACGGTGATGAAAAATTTAACAATCTACCGATTGAATTAAAAGGCATTTATGCTATTGATATGCAAGCGAACTGTATTGGACTCTATTGGAATGAAGAAGCAGATTTAATGGCTTCCCAATTAGATGATATCAAGGCATGTTTAAGTTCTCTAGCAGAAGTTTAATTTATATATAGGATTAATAGTGAATTATGGCGAACGCTCCTCGATCCACATCTAAAACGAGCACTGCAAAAACTTCCGAGGCAGGGAGCAAACGTGCCTTAGTGATTGTGGAGTCGCCTGCAAAAGCGAAAACAATCAATAAATATTTAGGTTCACAATATATTGTGAAATCTTCTGTAGGCCATGTACGTGATTTACCTACAGGTGGTGCGACAAAAACAGCAGATAAAAAACCTGCAACACGTACAAAATTAACACCAGAAGAAAAAGCCCAGAAAGCCCAAAATGCGCTCATTAATCGTATGGGGGTAGATCCTGAACATGACTGGAAAGCACAATATGAAGTTTTACCAGGCAAGGAACATGTCGTTGCAGAATTAAAAAAACTAGCATCACAAGTCGATGAGATTTATCTTGCAACGGATTTAGACCGAGAGGGTGAAGCAATTGCTTGGCATCTTAAGGAGGTGATTGGCGGGGATGATTCACGTTATCAGCGTGTAGTCTTTAATGAAATCACCAAAAATGCCATTCAAGAGGCCTTTCAGCATCCGTCACGTTTAGATACCAATAAAGTGAATGCACAGCAAGCACGCCGTTTTCTTGATCGCGTGGTTGGATTTATGATTTCTCCCTTACTGTGGGAAAAAATTGCCCGAGGCCTATCGGCAGGGCGTGTACAATCCGTTGCTGTTAAATTGGTGGTTGAACGTGAACGTGAAATTCGTGCTTTCATTCCAGAAGAATATTGGCAGGTATTCGCAGATACACAGTCACAACAAGATCACATTCGTTTAGAAGCGGTGAAACAGGCAGGAAAACCTTTAAAATTACGTAATAAAGCAGATACCGATGCTTTATTAAATATTTTAAAGGATGCCAGTTATCAAGTATCAGCACGTGAAGACAAGCCAACGAAGGTTAATCCAAGTGCGCCTTATATCACCTCAACCTTACAACAAGCGGCAAGCACACGTTTGGGTTTTTCAGTGAAAAAAACCATGATGCTAGCACAGCGTTTGTATGAGGCTGGTTTTATTACATATATGCGTACCGATTCTACATTTTTAAGTGATGATGCCGTACAGATGGTTCGTCAGCATATTGAAACTGAATTTGGGACAAAATATCTTCCTGCGCAGCCAAATCGTTATGGCAACAAGGCTGGTGCACAAGAAGCACATGAAGCCATTCGTCCATCGAATGTTGTATTAACGGGGGATAGTCTGGTTGGTGTAGAGCGTGATGCACAGCGATTATATGATTTAATTTGGCGTCAATTTGTTGCATGTCAAATGACACCTGCACAATATCTATCTTCAACGATTTTAGTGAATGCCAATGGCGTTGAATTAAAAGCTAAAGGTCGTACTTTGGTGTTTGATGGTTTTACTAAAATTCGTGGTCAGAATAAATCAGATGATGATATTTTATTGCCTGCAGTTCAAGTGGGTGAGATATTACATTTAGAAAAACTTGATCCATCTCAGCATTTTACCAAGCCACCAGCACGATTTACTGAGGCGTCTTTAGTGAAAGAGTTGGAAAAACGAGGTATTGGTCGTCCATCGACCTATGCCGCAATTATTTCAACTATTCAAGATCGTGGCTACGTCAAGCTAGAAAGTCGTCGTCTTTTTGCAGAAAAAATGGGTGAAATTGTCACAGATCGTCTGGATGAAAGTTTTAATAATCTGATGAATTATGACTTTACTGCTGGTCTGGAAGGGCAATTGGATAAAGTTGCAGAAGGTGAACGCAACTGGAAGGATTTGCTGAATAATTTTTATGGCGATTTTAAACAGCGTTTAACCAATGCTCAGGGTGAAGATGGTATGCGTCGCAATCAGCCTGTTGAAGTTGGTGCTGTGCATTGTAAAGAATGTGATCGCCCTATGCAGATACGAACAGGAACAACAGGGGTATTTCTAGGATGTTCAGGGTATAATCTACCGCCAAAAGAGCGTTGCAAAGGTACATTAAACCTAACTCCTGTAGAATCATTGGTGATGCTGTCCGATGACGATGCTGCAGAAACTGCAGATTTAATGTCAAAAAAACGTTGCCCAATTTGTGAAACGGCAATGGATAGCTATGTGATTGATGGTGGGCGTAAATTACATATTTGTGGTAATAATCCGGACTGTAGTGGTTTTGAACTTGAAGAGGGAGAGTTTAAAATCAAGGGTTATGATGGTCCGACGATTCCATGTGATAAATGTGATGGCGAGATGCAATTAAAAACAGGGCGTTTTGGACCTTATTTTGCATGTACTAGCTGTGATAATACCCGTAAGGTATTGAAAAATGGACAGCCTGCACCGCCACGTGTTGATCCAATAAAAATGGAACATTTACGTTCAACTAAGCACGATGACTTTTTTGTATTACGTGATGGTGCTGCGGGGTTGTTTTTAGCGGCCAGTAAGTTTCCTAAAGTTCGTGAAACACGTGCACCTAAAGTTGCAGAATTACGTACAGTAGCCGAGCAGCTTGATCCAAAATATCAATTTATTTTACAAGCGCCTGATGTTGATCCAGAAGGTCATCCGACACTGGTTAAGTTTAGTCGTAAAAATCAAAGTCAATATATTGGTTCTGAAACCGTCGAAGGTAAGCCAACCAAATGGAGTTTGATTTACCAAGATGGTCAATGGGTTGAAGGGTAATAGCGTTTAAAATTGTCGTAAACTATTGTTAAATTTGATCAAAAATGCTGACCAGTGTCAGCATTTTTTTTATTGCTTTGGTATATTTATCTAGGGCGTGTCCTCATTTGAAGAATAATATTTAAACGCCTAGAATTAGGCTCTACTTTATCTCCATTTCAATATTTTTCAATGGCACGTACTCTTCTCACAGATGATATTTGGCAACAGATTCAAGTAACAATGAAATTTCATGGTTGCTATAGCTCAAAGAACAGTAGAAATATTATGGAAGCTATTTTATGGAAACTACGCACAGGTGCGACATGGCGTGATATTCCTCAAGAGTTTTGCCCTTGGAAAACTGCTTATAACCGTTTTAATCGCTGGGCTATGAAAGGCTTATGGGATAAATTTTTTTCAAACTACGAGGCAGCTTGGACCAAGAATGGGTATTCATTGATGGAAGCTACATACGCGCGCATCAGCATGCAAGTGGAGCTCGGCATGGCTTCGAGCGTGCAATTGGACAATCTCGTGGAGGACTCACAACAAAGATTCATCTTGCAACCGACGCGAATGGATTACCGATTGATTTTAAAATCACTGGGGGTGATGTCCATGACAGCCAAGTTGCAGAACACCTAATAGATCTAATTGAAACAGCAGATTATCTAATCGCGGACAAGGGATATGATTCTGAATATATCAGGAAGTCTGCTAGAAATCGAAAAATGATACCTATTATTCCATTAAGATCAAATAGTAAGAAATTCAATCTTGATTTTGATAAGTACTTATATTGCTTAAGACATTTAGTTGAGAATGCCTTTGCAAGATTAAAACACTTCCGTGCAATAGCAACTCGATTTGATAAACTCGCACGTAATTATCAGTCTATGATTTATATCGCCTGCATGTTCATTTGGTGTAAATCTAAATGAGGACACACCCTAGTATTAAAATCAACTAAATATCGATACATCATATTGTATTACTTAATATATTAGCAATTTATCAACAGACAAAATGCATTAAAAATTTAAAATATAATCTCATACCACATAAACTTGAGAAAAATTATGAAAACAGTCGGTAATGATTTAGTGCGCCATCAATTACATAAAAATCGTAAATGGTATTTAATTTTAGGAATCTTACTTATTGTATTTGGCATTATATTGTTTGCTTCATTGCCATTTGCCACGCTCTCGGTGATCTTTTTGTTTGGAATTTTAATGATGGTCGGTGGTGTATTGCATATGATCGCAGGCTTTAAAATATTTTCAGGTGGATACCGTTTTCTATGGCTATTATTTGGAATTTTATACTTTGTTGCTGGATATTATGCATTTAGTACACCGATTGAAACTGCGGTAGTACTGACCAGTCTGTTGGCAATTTTCCTGATTATTGCGGGTATCGTACGTATTTTTAATGCACTATTTTTTAGAGCAGTGCAAGGCTGGGGATGGACACTTTTTTCTGGTATTTTAACTTTACTCGCAGGAATCGTCATTTTACGTACACCTGATGCACCATTTTGGGTATTAGGATTATTTTTGGCAATGGATATTTTATTCCAAGGTATTAATTATTTATCTCTAGCATCTTATATCAAGCATGATGTACCGAAAAGTTCGGCCGATCAATAACACTGAGTGATGATTGATATAACGCTATTTTGTATTCAATTGTTAAGCTGAAGTATCGAGACTTCAGCTTGATGGTTAAATTTCCATTGCTGATTAGAATATCAATGGCTGTCATTTTAAATATGCCTGATAAGCTATTGTGAAATTGTCTGGTGATATCACTTTAGCATCTAACAATGCTTATGATCCTGTGAGGTAGATAATGCGTTGTTGATGAGAACTACGTTAAACTAGATCACTGATCCAGTATGATGAGACATTATGAGTTTAGCCAGCTTAATTGATGAATTAAATCCGCAACAAAAACAAGCTGCCACAACAGCAGCAAAACATAGTTTGGTTTTGGCAGGTGCAGGTTGTGGTAAAACCAAAACTATTGTGGCACGAGCAGCATATTTAATTGATCAAGGTGTTCCCGCACATCAAATTCAAATCTTAACTTTTACACGTCGTGCTGCGAGTGAAATTGTTGCACGTGTTGAATTGGCATTGGGTGAACAAGCAAAGGGCTTAAGTGCTGCAACTTTTCATACTTTTTGTATGTCTCTTTTACGCCGAATTCCACATGCATTTGGTTTGGAACAATTTTCAATTATAGATCGTGATGATCAATTAATGTTATTTCGCTTGATTCGTGGTAAAGATGATAAAAAAAATCCAAGTCAATTACCTAAACCTCAAGAATTATGTGACTTATACTCGTTTGCCCGTAATACGCGTCAAAAGTTAAGTATCGCACTTGAAAAACAAATGCCTGAATATTTGGCAATGAAAGATGTCATTGCAACACTCATGCAAGAATATGAAACACGTAAGCGCATACGACAGTTTCTTGATTATGATGACATTTTGGCAATTGTTGCCCAAGGTTTGCAAGCATCAGACACATTGGTAGATTATGTTGCTCAGCAATGTCAACATTTGCTCATCGATGAAATGCAAGATACCAATCCCTTACAATGGGCACTTTTAGAGCCATTAATTCAGCATATTCATTTATTCTGTGTTGGTGATGATGCGCAATCCATTTATGGCTTTCGAGGCGCTGATTTCGAAAATATTCATCATTTTAAGCAGCGTGTTACAGATGCTAAAGTTTATAAACTTGAAAAAAACTATCGTTCTACACAACATATTTTAGATTTGTCTAATTGGCTATTGGCACAAAGTGAAATTGCATATGATAAGACGCTGCAAACAGATCGTGGTGATGGTCT harbors:
- a CDS encoding ammonium transporter encodes the protein MENTGIWVVVVIIIFVLGSILGLRVSPREKALGIMRDKARKMGLHPRLVSAPDWTKIPKASEDRASMVAYYSILIPDARLPLMRALVIDQKLQLVYGDEKFNNLPIELKGIYAIDMQANCIGLYWNEEADLMASQLDDIKACLSSLAEV
- the topA gene encoding type I DNA topoisomerase; protein product: MANAPRSTSKTSTAKTSEAGSKRALVIVESPAKAKTINKYLGSQYIVKSSVGHVRDLPTGGATKTADKKPATRTKLTPEEKAQKAQNALINRMGVDPEHDWKAQYEVLPGKEHVVAELKKLASQVDEIYLATDLDREGEAIAWHLKEVIGGDDSRYQRVVFNEITKNAIQEAFQHPSRLDTNKVNAQQARRFLDRVVGFMISPLLWEKIARGLSAGRVQSVAVKLVVEREREIRAFIPEEYWQVFADTQSQQDHIRLEAVKQAGKPLKLRNKADTDALLNILKDASYQVSAREDKPTKVNPSAPYITSTLQQAASTRLGFSVKKTMMLAQRLYEAGFITYMRTDSTFLSDDAVQMVRQHIETEFGTKYLPAQPNRYGNKAGAQEAHEAIRPSNVVLTGDSLVGVERDAQRLYDLIWRQFVACQMTPAQYLSSTILVNANGVELKAKGRTLVFDGFTKIRGQNKSDDDILLPAVQVGEILHLEKLDPSQHFTKPPARFTEASLVKELEKRGIGRPSTYAAIISTIQDRGYVKLESRRLFAEKMGEIVTDRLDESFNNLMNYDFTAGLEGQLDKVAEGERNWKDLLNNFYGDFKQRLTNAQGEDGMRRNQPVEVGAVHCKECDRPMQIRTGTTGVFLGCSGYNLPPKERCKGTLNLTPVESLVMLSDDDAAETADLMSKKRCPICETAMDSYVIDGGRKLHICGNNPDCSGFELEEGEFKIKGYDGPTIPCDKCDGEMQLKTGRFGPYFACTSCDNTRKVLKNGQPAPPRVDPIKMEHLRSTKHDDFFVLRDGAAGLFLAASKFPKVRETRAPKVAELRTVAEQLDPKYQFILQAPDVDPEGHPTLVKFSRKNQSQYIGSETVEGKPTKWSLIYQDGQWVEG
- a CDS encoding IS5 family transposase (programmed frameshift) → MARTLLTDDIWQQIQVTMKFHGCYSSKNSRNIMEAILWKLRTGATWRDIPQEFCPWKTAYNRFNRWAMKGLWDKFFFKLRGSLDQEWVFIDGSYIRAHQHASGARHGFERAIGQSRGGLTTKIHLATDANGLPIDFKITGGDVHDSQVAEHLIDLIETADYLIADKGYDSEYIRKSARNRKMIPIIPLRSNSKKFNLDFDKYLYCLRHLVENAFARLKHFRAIATRFDKLARNYQSMIYIACMFIWCKSK
- a CDS encoding HdeD family acid-resistance protein, with amino-acid sequence MKTVGNDLVRHQLHKNRKWYLILGILLIVFGIILFASLPFATLSVIFLFGILMMVGGVLHMIAGFKIFSGGYRFLWLLFGILYFVAGYYAFSTPIETAVVLTSLLAIFLIIAGIVRIFNALFFRAVQGWGWTLFSGILTLLAGIVILRTPDAPFWVLGLFLAMDILFQGINYLSLASYIKHDVPKSSADQ